The genomic stretch gtaataataattattataaaagataaacatcacttttttttttatatattcctttttttgaTCATTTGAAAGTGattatatgattttatatatataaacttatttcttatatatatattttaatatattacataataatatttaatactcattttactttttgattttcaaaaaaaagaaaaattcactcgtatattttttttattttttttttttattaataataatgtttaataaaatatgatatattatacatatgtatgcacacatacatacacatataatatatatatatatatttatatatttatttatttatttttactctCTTTAAGCTGTAAATTACTTTTActgtaaaattatatatttttttaatagatataaaaattttagattttttttttcattgaaAATTTCCATATGTTTTAATTATttgtcatcattatttatattagaaacttttattatatttataaaagataaaagtAGTAACAATTtacaaagaaataaatacatataaataatatatatatatattttttgtatatatactttttataagTGTATATTTGcaaaatgaagaatattttaaataatgatgaagttaaaaatattattgaaaaaaatgaaggatATTATTCCATCATTGAATTAAATGACGTTCtttatttgaataataaattatataccaAAATAGAATGTCTTCAGAATCTACataatttaaaaacattatatCTAAACAATAACggtttcttaaaaaaaaaaattaaaaaaaaaataattaagaaaatatttttacatttgtCTTATTATCAtacaaaaaatgataataattttattattaaatatataatacatatgtttATCCTTTTAAAGCTTTAGAAAAAATAGAGGGCCTTGAATGTTGTATAAATCTTATTGCCCTGttagtaaataaataagtaaatatatatatatatatatatatatatatgtattttttctataatgatttatacattttttctcTGATTTTAAAAGATATCTCAACTGCAAtcaaattaaaagaattgaAAACTTGAATAACTTGATAAGATTGAGAATATTAAATTTGgaggataataatatatttgttatagaAAATTTAGgtaattaatatatgaacgcataaaatgtaaaaaataaatgagaaGAAATatgcaaatatataattatgatatatatatatatatatttttttattatcttaatGTTAGAATGTTTGGACTGCTTAGAAGATTTAAATTTAAGCAATAATTGCTTAGGTAGTAAAGGATCTCCAAATACTTCcatattacataaaaataaaaaaatatatattttaaacttAAGCAATAATCAAATAAATGAGGACATTTTAGATAATTTGTTAATGTTAGAGAATCTGTctattttgtatttaatgAACAACCCAAtcgtaaaattaaaatatataactcaAATAAGAAgggataaataaataaatatatatatatatacatcgTCCTATTATacctatataatatattatttttcttctagttgttgaaatataataattacagaaaattatttatttataaattgaaAAGTTTAACCTTTCTTGATTATAAACCAATTAAAACGGATGAGAGAAggttaaaatataataaataaataaataaataaataaataaatatatatatatatatatatatatatatatatatatatatatatatatatattatgtatgtgTGCATATATTTATCCATAGATGTGTTGAAGCCTTTTTTGAAGGTGGACCCTTAAAAGAACAAGAAGTGATGCAAAAAATAgaaagacaaaaaaaattacaacaCAGGAATTCAATTGAATGTATTATCTCAATAACAaagataattttaaaaaaatatatgaaatgaaaaagaataaataaatataaataaataaatatatatatatatatatatatttatttatttgtatatcctttttataGATTTcaggaaatatattatgaataaataaatgttctGCTTAATTATTTACTGCTGAATGAATAACTTTTAAAATGTAATCACATTTTCCTTCTGTACTTAAGCCTTTCCactgaaaaaaaagaaaaataataaatattataaaaagaatgaaaaatattgtgaaaacaaaacatatatatatttttattaaatataatagagatatttatatattcacacatttttatttatttcatattcttattctattttttataaattacttCACTTAGAAATAACAATGAAGTTGCATAGgtctttttaatattctcataaatataataactcTCATTCATTAATATCCTTTTACTGTTATTTCCATCCctaaaaagaaagaagaaaatgataaaaatgaaataaattatatattatataattttcatgaACAACTAgctaatataaaaaaaaaaaaaaaaaaaaagatagatattatataatttttatgaacaACTAgctaatataaaaaataaaaagatatatattatataatttttatgaacatCTAGCTAAAGTagaaaacaatatatatatatatatatatatatatatatatatatccatatacacattataattaaattaccGTAATTCGTTTTCCTCTGGAACACATAATATTGcaatattcttatttttgaTATCATCAATGAGCAAGttatatttttgataataatgCAAACAATTATTTGGTATATGATTATTgtaattatctttttttgaatcattaaaaaaatgaataaagtAAATTTCGGTCAATGTAGGTACGAGAAAAGGTAAATTTACCAATTTGagtatatgatatatattattatattcttttgatgatataaaaaaatttaatttatcttcTTCCCTTTTGTACCAATAATAACAAGGTAAATTACTTaagatataattaatatatttattatttttattgaatgaaagaaaataaaaattgagTATAACTTGTACAtaaatttcatataatttacaataatcatcatcattgATGTtagaatttttattatttatacattcgTTAATTACTTGCAAATAAaacttttttattgtttcattataaaaatgaaatttgcaaagaaaatatataatatttaatttctgGTTTAATGATAATTCGAATTTAGATGTAACAATATTTTTCtgaacattattatttgcattattgattttattaattttattggaattataattaatatcaCTTGTACTATAAGGAGAATTATCTATTTCTTCGTAAGTAGTAGATTCGTTTTGATTTACTTCCAAGTTTTTATAATGCATTGTGTAGGAATTATAGTTTAttgtattttcattattttgttccATATAATGagaattttcattattattattattattattattatttgtattgttTTCTAAATGgttcttatttatattttgttctttctGTTCCTTAGACTGAAAAGATGATGGTGTATCATTTGTACTTAAactattatcatttattttaattgcCGATGtaatatgttcatttatatggtccatattattttgttcaagTACTGCATTATTCTTTTGGTCCATTTCTACATTCTCCTCTAATTCTAAATTATCCTTAAAATTAccatatttttgtaaaatcatataattaaaataaagtaCATCCTTGTTTTTTACACACAAATTAATTAAGACATCATTAGTTTTTATTAGATTACGTATAATGGATGAATCCATATAATGTTGTTGTTGATTTAATGAAGAGATATaatgatttaataatttaaatacaaaagtttcatttatataatttaatttgaaATAGAAATATAAGATGATATGAACAAAAggataattaatattttttatattcattttatttaattcattatttaaaatatataaatgtttcatataaattttagataaattatattttatatatatttgtaatatttgtaaataatcTTGCAAGTTAAAAAAGGGTAAAAACGTTTCCATAcgtttaatataatacattataagtatatttaaatatgaatattttgatgatatatatattttttgataaatattatttatatttaataacacATTAGATATCATTCTATAGCTCTTAATATCTACAATAtcatttttacaaaaaatgaGATTTTTTAATGCTAAATTTAAAAGATCCATATGCATAGAAGaataattattgttatcattattattaacacaatttgtattattaaaattgtttGTATTGTTTCTAATATTATGGTTAATATCATAATTGggatcattttcttttatattatttatataatttatcaaacttgtaatattttgtaaTGATAACATTTCTTGCTTCATGAattgttttatttcttcatttgaAGTGtccttttcattattttctaaataatttttcaaattGATATTATACTTTAGTCTACTTtgtacaatattatatatgacaGGATGATTAAGTGTATAttcttcataattattattaatattttggttatgttcatttttgtttatattaaaagaatcaCCAAATAACCCATTCAATATATTAGTATAATTTCCACAACTACtattgtaataattattattattgcatatggtatcattattattatctaatgAGAAGGTGttcaaattattaattttctttaatttgtCCTTATATCTTTCATTTAAGCCTTCAacctttataatattttccttttccttatttgcttcattatttataaaagatgaagaaaaaaatttatttaaattaattttaaaaatattaatttttttataatctaTGTAAGGTAAAAATGTTGCAAGCATATTTCTTGTTTggcttttttcatttaataatatgaacaagtTAATAATACTTGTGTTCATgtcataatcataataatatttttcaaagtTGGACGTGTACATAAAATGtgtatttaaattaatttgCTCAAAATGGGAGGATAAAACAGGTCCATTCTCACTCACACTATTTGTTTTGTTTACATTGTTTGTTTTGTCTACATTGTTTGTTTTGTTTACATTGTTTGTTTTgtctatattatttgttttgtcTACATTGTTTGTTTTGTCTACATTGTTTGTATTTTCCACactgtttatattttccagTTTATTTATACTTTTCTCAATATTCACTCTACTTATATATTCGTCCAAATAATTTTCATCAAATTCATAATTAACCAACTCTTTTTTCTTCCCACTTCTTttggtatatattatatgttccCATTTTTCATTGAGAATTTTTTGTACATGTTTAGATATGTAAAAGTCTATGAAAGATTggaatttatttattttatgcaTTACATTTACTAGTGAATATATTTCTGATATCTCCAATTggttaatatatgtaaaaatgataaaatagtTCATAATTTGCTCTCTtgtattttcatcatatttttgatttaataaatgaagataattTGAAGTATTATTAACAAAGGGAATAAAATGATTCtcaattatatattcatatatttgataTTGATGTtgtatattgttatttttaagtatatctttttctttttctttaattttgaATATAAATTCCTCATTAATTTCGTTAAAAATTGATAGTGATATTAGTATAATAAAATCatctttattaataatagagtgtgtattttttttttttgttttaaagttatttttgtttaaaatTGAAGAGTATAAaacattattttgtttatcacTAATCTtagaattaattatatttttattatcatatatatctgATTCTATGTTTAGATTTTTATCTATTATATTACTAcccattttaatattattattattattattatcaattttgttacttatatattcgttattaaaatgtaaaatatttgttatatccattatattattattattattattacatttatttatattttccattttattCCCATTttgaagatatatattatttttaatttcgaATGTAAAGTTTGAAGGGAATTTATTCAACAAATTAACGAATTGtataaattcttttaatgtatatagatttatagaataatatatttcatttataaaataattaataatttttttacaatCATTTAATaagttcatattttttttatttatatctgtaAAATGATCGCACTTCTTAATCATTTGAACTGTATTACAAAAAAcattaagtatatataaatataaattatttgaaaatatatgtttatattttaacacatattttattagaaatatgttattcataaatataaagttattcatataatctacattttctttaatctttaaaatatatggaaTTAGATGATAATGATTATGTTTTTGgttatgtaataaaaataatttcattttatttaacaAAATTACATCAAACGATTTTTTCTGTGATTCATTTAATTGTATAATAGAAGTGagtaaattataaaaaacgtagttatgtatatttgtattatttacattatgagaataataatttaatatatttgatgaATGTGTCATGTCTTCATTTTTAAGAGAggcaaaaaaattatttctcAACAAAGAGTTCGCAAAGAAATTACGAATTCCActatttaacatattattattattattatgattattatcatcatcgtttaatttataattttccattttcgatatattattttcatttatatttatgctATTATTCTGTTCATTGAATAAGACATGACTcttgatttttttattatttaaaaaatcctCTTTAGaggaataaagaaaaaattctGAATTACTTATTTTTGAGTACACTAAATTCATCaaaacatatttaatttcataattatttaaaaaggaCAAATCACGATATATTAAActtaataaacatatattaatattttcattttttaaaaagttataaaatgataattcttgagaaagaaaattttttatttccattttaccatatttttcattctttGATGAAagatattctttatataataagaacatCATATATTGATCTTCTAcagtttttttatttttcttgtttaattcttcataaatttgttctatttttttattaatatgtataatatatagagaATCATAtgttttatcattatcacatatattagaaagatataataaaatttctatttttttatttatatcattaatattatcaatacattctaatattttttcacaaaatatttcctttatttgtaataaatcctttttattcttattattaataaaatatatattatcttttaatcCTCTTAAAAATTGTGTAACATTATTTGGACAATGTAAGCTTTTTAAAATAactttttgtatattattattattattattattattatcattattatttacaaatagattatttttatcattaaaataatgaaataaggACAAAAacgtttttatattttcattatttttataattactaaaaaatgtatttattttcatattatcattatagttcaataatatttgttctttaatataatttacatattttgttataaaaaaaggataagcattgtaaaaataattataaaacatatttaattctttaatatatatattataattaatatgttcttttaatatatatctagttgttcttattatatttttattgtcatcataatattttaatatgtcATATGTCTTTCTACTAACATTAGGGTCTTTTagattttcatttaattctttactcatttttatataactatcatttttatttatatttgtatttttcttttcttcaaaATAAGGACATATTTCAGTACTCTcgtatttattcttattttcactacattctttattatttatattatacttaGTTTCATTTTTTGAGGCGTCTTCTTTTTTTGATACTACCCTTGTACTTTCATACCTGTTCcccaaaaataaaaaacacgggggattttgttttcttcttttatttacTTTTCCATTCTTCAGAAAAACAATTAAATTTGATACTCTCATTCTTTTCAG from Plasmodium falciparum 3D7 genome assembly, chromosome: 13 encodes the following:
- a CDS encoding leucine-rich repeat protein → MKNILNNDEVKNIIEKNEGYYSIIELNDVLYLNNKLYTKIECLQNLHNLKTLYLNNNALEKIEGLECCINLIALYLNCNQIKRIENLNNLIRLRILNLEDNNIFVIENLECLDCLEDLNLSNNCLGSKGSPNTSILHKNKKIYILNLSNNQINEDILDNLLMLENLSILYLMNNPILLKYNNYRKLFIYKLKSLTFLDYKPIKTDERRCVEAFFEGGPLKEQEVMQKIERQKKLQHRNSIECIISITKIILKKYMK